The following nucleotide sequence is from Psychroflexus torquis ATCC 700755.
ACCAATTTTAGAGAGGCGTTTGAACCTAGGCCTTTTGATATTTTGGAAAATAATAATATTGGAATGGGGATTAGACATACCAGTGAGTTTGAGTTTAGTTTACTTGGTAATTCAGCTCAATTGACTCTTGGGGGTGAATTTTTGAGAGATGATTATAAAGTTTCAACTTTCGAAAATAGATACCGAGACAATAATGGTCAAGGTTATTTACAGGGAAATATAGTATCGGATTTAGATCAAAATAGGCAATACATTGAGGCCTTTTCAACCCTAAATGTTTTACTTTTTAGAAAATTAAACTTAAAATTAGGTCTGGCTACAAACAAAACAAGTTACGATATTGAAGATAAGCTCTCTAATTCTCAAAACTCTCAAACTGGAGAGTATAGCTACGATCAAGTATGGTTACCTAATGTAGTGACTACCTATTCACTAGCAGAAAATCAAAAAGTATCAGCATCTGTAAGTCGGGGGTTTTCTGTGCCAACGGTAGAACAGAGCTTAACGGAAGAGGGCGTTTTTAATACAGATCTAGAGCCAGAAACGGGGTGGAATTATGAAGTAGGCTACAAAGCCCGTTGGTTTGGTGATAAATTATATACCGAGGTCAATGCTTATTATATGGATGTTGAAAACTTACTGGTAGCCAGACGTGTGGCAGAAGATAGATTTGTGGGCATCAATGCAGGTTCAACCTCACATCCAGGGCTTGAGTTTTCCTTTAAGTCCAATCTAGATTATGGGTCTTGGCTTCAGCTTCAACCTTATGTGACAGGAAGCTTTAACTTCTACGAATTCAATGAATTTGAAGATCAGGGCGACTCTTTTTCTGGAAATGATCTCACAGGAGTTCCTTCACAACAATTCAGTTTTGGATTGGATGCTCAAATCAATAATCAACTCTATTTTTATTTTCAAACCAATGCTGTATCAGAAATCCCAGTAAATGATGCCAATACAGAATTCGCTGAGTCTTATGCTTTTTCTAATGTAAAATTAGAATACAAATTCCCTGTATTTGATAAAATTTCAGCAAGGATGAGTTTCGGAATCAACAATGCATTCAACGAAAAATATGCGTCAAGCATTGTCACCAATGCTGGAGCATTTGGGGGAAACGAGCCTAGATATTTTTATCCCGGCGAGCCTAGAAATTATTTCGGTAGCTTTTCACTCAACTATGCTTTCTAGAACCTGTTTTAATTTGTTATCAGGTAATCGATAGCAAGTTGAGACATGGTTTTTACGCCTAAAAGCATACCAGCATCATCCACTTCAAAATCTCGGGTGTGATGAGGATAAGGGGTTTGATTCCCTAGAGTCATGCCGCCTAGGAAAAAGTAAAATCCAGGAATTTCTTCTTGATAGAAAGAAAAATCCTCTCCACCTGTTCTAGCTTTTACAAGCTTTACATTATCATCACCAGCGATACCTTGAAGAGTAGGTAACATTTGCGCTGTCAATTCCAAATCGTTGAAGGTTACAGCCGTATTGTTTTGAAACTCTATCTCAGCATCTCCACCATACGCTTTGGCGATGGCAGGGACCATTTCAGTCATGCGTTTTATGACCATAGCTCTCATATCTGGATTTAATGTTCTCACAGTGCCTATCATTTCTGAAGTTTCTGGTATAACGTTAAATCGGGTTCCGGAAGTGATTTTACCAACGGTAATGACGGCAGGCTTGTCAACTAATTTGGCTTCACGACTTATGATGGTTTGTAAACCATCAATTATTTTTGCAGAGATTAAAATAGGATCTACGCCTGTCCATGGAGTAGATCCGTGAGTTCCTTTTCCTTTTACAAGAATGACAAAACGTTCTACAGCAGCCATACTTCCTCCTGGTTTATAGTTTATGGTTCCTACAGGAGTGGATGAATTAATATGAAGACCAAAAATGGCATCTACCTCGGGATTCTTTAAAACTCCTTCTTTTATCATCAGTTTAGCTCCTCCTTGTTCTCCTGGTGGTGGACCTTCTTCTGCAGGTTGAAAAATAAATTTTACACTCCCGTTTATCAGATGTTTATTTTTTGAGAGGACTTCAGCAACTCCCATTAAAATAGCGGTGTGCGTATCGTGTCCACACGCATGCATCACCCCGGTTTCAGTTCCTAAAAATGTGGTTATCACTTCGCTTTTATAAGGTAAGTCATTGCGTTCTGTGACTGGTAAAGCATCGATATCTGCTCTTAAAGCCACCACTTTTCCAAGTAGATCGCCCTTAAGAGTGGCAACAACACCTGTATGAGCCACTTCCGTTTGTACTTTCAATCCTAAACTTTTTAAATGTTCAGCAATTTTCTTAGCAGTTTCAAATTCTCTGTTAGACAATTCAGGATTCTTATGAAAATCATGCCTCCACGCGATGACTTGATCTTCAATAGATTCAATGTCTTTTAAAAGCTGCTTATCCATTTGTGAAAATAGATTTAGGGCACATAAAAGGAGTAAACTAGTAAGTAATATTTTCATAAGAGTTGATTTTAAAAATTAATAAGGGCGTACCCTTCATTTTGAAGTTGGATAAGTGCAGACATAGCTGATAAAGCAATTTTGACATCAGGGTGTAATCCCTTTTTAGAGATTGATCTGTGTTTTGAAGTTTGTCCGCATAGGATAATTTCAATATTATGTTCAGTGAGAGTACTTAATAAATCATAATTAGGATTTTGAAGGTTTTCCTGCTTGTGGTATTTGGAATATTCTTCATGAGTGAGCAAGTCAAAAATCGCGGAGCCATGAATCACTAAAGCCGCTTTAACTGAATTATTCTCTAATTCTTTTACTTGATGAAGCCTTAAATACCGTGCTACAGTTTCAAATTTGCGATTTCGATTTTCTTTAGAGTCCGAGATGCTGGCCACATCAAACACGGCTTTGAATTCTTGATTGAGATCGACTTTAAAATCTGGATTTTCAATGTCGTAAACAGGTCCATACGATTCAAGACTTAGATGAGTTTGGGATATCCCTAAAACAGATATTAAAAGCGTGCAGGTAAGTAGTATGAGTTTCATAAGTTAAGATTTGACGATAACAGAATCTGGGACAAAACCGGAATAATCGCCATTATTTCTAATGATATCTCTAACGATAGAAGACGAGATAAAGCTTTTTCCGCTTGAAGTGAGTAAGAATATAGTTTCAATTTTCTCGAGTTTCCTATTGGTGTGAGCAATGGCTTTTTCAAACTCAAAGTCAGCAGGATTTCTTAACCCCCGAAGGATAAAGTCGGCATTTATTTCTTTACAGTAGTTGACAGTCAGACCTTTATACGTGTCTACTTTAATTCTGGGTTCATCTTTAAATGTTTCTTCAATAAAAGTTCTGCGTTCTTCAAGTGTGAACATATATTTTTTTTCAGCGTTAACGCCAACAGCTAGTATAATTTCATCAAAAAGGGTTAGCCCTCTCGTGATGATATCGTAATGGCCTATAGTAATGGGATCGAAAGATCCTGGAAAAACGGCACGTTTCATAATTTGATTTTAGTGTAAATTAATTAAATTTCAAAATTTTCAATAGCAACTTCTACAGCATTGGTAAATAAGTCTTGAAGCGAAATTCCCGCTGCTTTAGCTTGTTGAGGCAGAATACTTGCTTCCGTTAGTCCAGGGCAAGCATTGCATTCCAAAAAGTGAGGTTCGTTATTATGAAAAATAAACTCGGATCTGGTAAGGCCTTTAAGTTTTAATAGTTTAAAAATCCTCACCGCTTGATCTTTTACGTCTTTAGTTTGAGAGTCACTTATAGTGGCGGGTGTGATCTCCTTAGATTTTCCTAAATATTTAGCTTCAAAGTCAAAGAATTCATTTTCAGAGATAATCTCTGTCACAGGAAGCGCTATTATGTTCCCTTTGATATTGATAACGCCAACACTAACTTCGGTTCCGTCTAGAAAAGACTCAATAATAACTTCATCATCTTCTTTAAAAGAGTGTTCTAAAGCCGTTAGGATATCATCCTTATGTTTCACTTTTGATATGCCATAGCTACTTCCTGCTCTATTAGCCTTCACAAAACAAGGTAAGCCAATATATTCTACTATTGCTGAGGGATTTATATCATCTCCCTTATTGATGTATATATTTTTTGCAGTTTTAATTCCATTAGCTCTAAGCACAGAAATACAATCGCGTTTATTAAAAGTAAGAGCTGCTTGGTAGTAGTCGCAAGCCGTTTGTGGAATTTCAAGCGTTTGTAAATATCCTTGAAAGAGACCATCTTCTCCTGGAGTCCCATGAATCGTATTAAAGACACAGTCGAAGTGAATCGGTTCTCCATTTATAACTACGGAAAAATTGGATTTATCGATAGGGATTTCTTCCCCTATATCTGTTTTTATGGTCCAGCCATTTTTTAAGATTTGAGCTCTGTACACCCTGTAATTTTCATTTTTTGTAAGCTGCTTATAAACGACTTCACCACTTTTCAGCGAAATTTCAGCTTCCTTAGAGTAGCCTCCCATCGCAACTGCAATGTTTTTCTTCATCGGATAAATTTTATTCAAATATAAGTGTTCAATAATGAATTAGACCTTGCAACTGTTCCATATGACGTCATCTGGTAATTTAGCTTCAAAACTGATATCCTCCTTGCGGACGGGATGCGTAATCGTCAATTTTTTGGAGTGAAGATGAATACTAGCATTTTTATTGCTCCTGTCAAATCCATACTTTAAATCTCCTTTTATCGGACAGCCTATAGCAGATAATTGACTTCTTATTTGATGGTGTCTTCCAGTTTCCAAAGTGATTTCCAACACGTGGTAATTATCTAAAGATTGAATTTTTTGATAGCTGAGAACAGCTTCTTTGGAATCTTCTACAGGTTTGATATGCGCATAGGATTTATTTTGCTTTGTATTGCGTTTGAGATAATGGACCAGCCTAGCTGACTCTGGTTTAGGTTTATTTTTGACTACAGCCCAATAGACTTTGTGTGTATCTCTATCGGCGAAAGCTTTATTTAACCTTGAAAGTGCTTTCGAGGTTTTTGAAAACACCACAACACCACTCGTTGGTCTATCCAACCGATGCACGACTCCTAAGTAGGCCTCTCCAGGTTTATTATACTTCTCTTTTAAATACAGTTTTACCACTTCACTTAAGGGCAGATCGCCAGTCTTGTCTCCTTGCACAATATCGCCAGGCCGTTTGTTGATGACGATAAGGTGATTATCTTCAAAAATAACTTGAAGGTTTTTAGGCGTTGAGTTCATGTATTAAAATATTTATCTGTTGATTAGTAAAGGATAATTTTAAATAGTATCTGAAATTTCTTAGATTAAATTTTTATTTTAAGGCTTTTAGTTTTACCGAAAAAAAATAATTGACTGCTTTTTCATTCTGAAAATCCTGTGTTTTATTTTTCAGTTTTTCTTGTAATTTTTTTTTTATAAACCACACGTTAGTTGAAATTAATGGGTAGCCGAAATTACAATTTTTGGCAGTAAATAAAAGGTGAAATCTATTTTTAAATAGGTGTGCTGCACTTATCTTTCTAATTAGTGTGATTGGTTTTAATCTTTTGAAATGATGGTTTTAAGTGATGTTGTTATTATACCAAATTAGACCTATAATAACGCAATAAATCGTTTTACCGATATGAATTCGGCACAGGCTTTTTTCGCCTGCTTTTCATCAAAAATAATTACCGTAGCTAAGGCTATGCTAGTTATTTTTGATTTCAATCAATCAAAAAACCTGTGCTGAACTACGTCGTAGTATAATTCAATTTATTCATACGGCATTATAAATATAATTTGGTATTAAGCTGTGACAGGTGTAGATTGTATTCATTTGGGAGTATAAGCTGCTAAGTTTTAAATAAAAAAAATGTTTGACAAGTCTTAATTTTTAAGAAAATTCATAGGATTTATGATTGTTTTAATAAAGTCTCTCTAGAACATTATAGCGTAAAGATCTAATTTTAAAAAACCATAAATTTTAATCATGAGATATTTTTATTTTATTTTTTTCCTTTTAGGAAGTTTTATCTCTTCGGCACAGGGCTTAACAGGAGAATTTACAGTTGGAGATTTGAACTCTGACTATGAAACTTTTACTCAAATGATAGTTGATCTTCAAACCGAAGGTGTTGGAGATGGAGGGGCCACTTTTACGATAGTTCCAGGTACTTATTCCGATATATTGATCTTAGAGTCAATTTCTGGGCTTTCTGAGACTTCACCTTTAATTATTACAGCAGAACCAGATTCTGTTTTTTTTGAAATTGTTGGAACTTCATCTTCAAGTGATGCTGCCTTTACGATTAATGCTTTAAGCTACATCACGTTTGAGAATTTAAACATTAGAGATGAAAGTGATACTGGCAATGAATTAGAAAGAGGGTTTAGCTTTGTAGGATCCTCATCCGAAGGTTGCTCCTTTAATGTAGTAAGAGATTGTTTTATTTTTTTAGGTGCAAATGGGGCAAGACCCTTAACTTCAACACGAGGAATTCGCTTTGTCTCTAATGCAAGTAGCCAAGAAGCTACTAATAATGATAACCTTATTGATAATGTTTTTATAGATAATTCTGGTAGTGGTATTCAAATTTTAGCCTCTGCAGACTTTTTCGGTAGAGTTGATTTTGAGGATACAAATAATCAAATTATAAATAGTTCATTTGGAAGTATTACAAGCTTAGGACACGACTTAAGTAGTGGTTCTTTTGGGATTAATGCTTTAGGAAATAAAGATATGTTAATTCAAAATAACGTTTTTGAAAGTATTACCAACTTAAATTCTTCTCCATCTTTACCAGTGAGCACAAGCGCTATAGTTATTGACTCAGGCTCAGGAGAAATCAGTCAGAATACAATAAACTATGTGGAATATGAAGGAACTATTGGCTCTACTTATGGAATGAAAGTGAGTACTATTTCTGGAGATTCAACTGTAATTGCCAATAATAAAATTTCTGGACTTGTGAGGAGTAATTTCACGGCTTCAACAACAGACCCTAGTTTATACTTATTTGGAGTTTGGATTTTTGAACAAGATGGTAACGTAGGTTTAACAAGGGTATTGCATAACACTATAGTATTGGAACGAGAAGAGGCCGTGAGCTATCCTTCTGCTGGGATACAGTTAAGAACCGGATCTTCTGGTCAACCTCCAGCAGAAGTGTTCAATAATATTATTACAAATTCTATTTCAACAGAAGATGAAGCGTATAGGTCTTATGCTATAGTAGACGGGAATAGTGATAGAGGCTTTTTGGTATCAGATCACAACCTTTTATTTGCTGACGGTGTGAATGGTTTTCTAGGTAGTATCGGTCGTCGATTGGGAGAGACTGAGCAATTCACAAATGACCTAGCAGAATTTATTATCTTTTCTGAAACCAATGAAAATAGCGTCAGCTTTTCTCCTGTATTTCAAGATATAGACTCAAATGATTTTAGTATTTCACCTGATGTAATTAATCCTTTAGACTATGTTGTCCCTAGATTAGAAGAAATCGACTTGGATGTATTGGGTAATCTTAGAGAGGATGTAGAGACTTATCTTGGTGCTTATGAAGGAACTGTTTTCTTAACAATTTCTAACATAAATTCAGGTGGTAACCTAACAGTTTACCCTAACCCAGCTTCTCGTTTTATTTCTTTAGAATTATCTGGATTATCTATAGATGAAAACACATCTATGAAAATATATAATATGAACGGTCAGTTAGTTTTTGACACTTTAATCAAAAGTGAAAATGACTTATTAAATATCGAAATCAATAGTCTAAGCTCAGGACTTTATATTTTAAGAGTAAACACCGAGTCAAAATTATTTACTAAAAGATTTGTAGTGGAGTAAGACTTTAAAAAAAATCCATAAAAAAGGCGCTATCAGTAATAAGAGTAGCGCCTTTTTAAATTAAATTTTTAGAAGAATTAAGTTTGAATCACTCCTAAATTAAAATCTTTAGTAATAGGGGAGTGGTTGGCGATTTCTATTCCATTTGAAATCCACTTTCTAGTGTCTAAAGGTTCAATAACGGCATCTGTCCAAAGTCTTGCCGCAGCATAATATGGACTCGTTTGGGTATCGTAATCATTTTTAATTTTATCGTAAAGTTCCTTTTCTTTCTCTTCGGTAATTTCCTCTCCTTTAGCTTTTAGTCGAGAGGTCTCGATAGATAACAGGACTTTAGCGGCAGAGTTTCCACTCATAACAGCCAATTCTGCACTTGGCCAAGCAAAAATTAATCTTGGATCATAGGCTTTTCCACACATGGCATAATTTCCCGCACCATAAGAATTTCCGATGATGACTGTAAATTTTGGTACCACAGAATTACTGACTGCATTTACCATTTTGGCACCATCTTTTATAATTCCTCCATGTTCACTTTTGCTCCCTACCATAAATCCAGTGACATCTTGGACAAATACAAGGGGTATTTTTTTCTGATTACAATTGGCTATAAATCGTGTAGCCTTGTCAGCAGAATCGCTATAGATCACACCTCCAAATTGCATCTCCCCACTTTTAGTTTTTACTAGCTTCCTTTGGTTAGCAACAATACCCACAGCCCAGCCGTCAATTCTGGCATATCCTGTGATGATAGTTTGGCCGAAGCCAGCCTTATACTCATCGAATTCTGAATCGTCTACAAGACGTTCTATGATAGGCATCATATCGTATTGGTCACTTCTTTTAGCAGGAAGTAAACCATAGATTTCTTTGGGATCTAATTTTGGTTTTTTGGATGTTTTTCGGTTAAAACCAGCTTTATCGAAATCACCAATTTTATCAACTATTCTCTTGATCTTTGTAAGGGCATCCTTGTCATCTTTAGCTTTGTAATCGGTAACTCCACTAATTTCGCAATGTGTAGTTGCTCCACCTAAGGTTTCGTTATCAACACTTTCACCTATAGCTGCTTTTACAAGATAACTCCCGGCCAAGAAAATACTGCCTGTTTTATCTACAATCATCGCTTCATCGCTCATAATAGGTAAATACGCGCCGCCAGCAACACAGCTTCCCATCACCGCAGAGATTTGCGTGATTCCCATACTACTCATTACAGCATTGTTCCTAAAGATTCTTCCAAAATGCTCTTTGTCTGGAAAAATTTCATCCTGCATGGGTAGGTAAACTCCTGCGCTATCTACTAAATATATAATAGGAAGTCTATTTTCAATAGAGATTTCTTGAGCTCTCAAATTCTTTTTTCCTGTGATAGGAAACCAAGCGCCTGCTTTTACCGTTGCATCGTTGGCGACAACAATAACCTTTTTGTCCGACACTTTACCAATTTTAACGACAACGCCTCCACCGGGACAACCGCCATGATCTGCATACATTCCATCTCCTGCAAAGGCTCCTATTTCAATGGAGTCTTTAGCATCATCAAGAAGAAAATCTATCCGTTCTCTAGCAGTCATCTTTCCTTTACTGTGGTGCTTTTCTATCTTTTTCTCTCCACCACCCAAACTTACTTTCGCAAATCTGTTTCTTAAGTCAGAAACTAAAAGTTTATTATGATCTTCGTTTTTATTAAATTTTATATCCATGAATTAGGCAATATTGGTTGAACCGCTAAAATACAAAACCAATCTTATATTCCTTAATCGATTTCGCATACTCTGTTTAAAATATTATAGGTGAGTATAAATTAAGCTTTTAAGCTAAAATTAAATGCATTAAGCCACATAAAAATCAGTTGAAATTATAAATTTGGGAATTATTTTATACAGTGACTTCTAAACCGTCAAGTTCTAAACTCTTGCTCAAAAAGATTCTTCGAATTCTTTCTAGGATAGTACTCTCTATTTTTATACTCTTTATTCTACTTATTTTGTTTGTGAGAAGTCCTTGGGGACAAGACCTTATTATTGAGAAAGTAACCAAGTATGTCAGTGAGAAAATCGACACTAAATTTGAAATTGGTAAACTCTATCTTAGCTTCTCTGGAAACTTAACTATAGAAGAACTTCTTTTGGAAGATACCTCTCAAGATACTCTTATGTATTCAAGATATCTAGAAGCAGATGTTCCCCTTTACCCAATTGTCTTTGGTCACCAATTAAAAGTTGATCTAGTGGATTGGAAAGGCTTGAAAGCAAATGTGAGTCGAAAAGACTCCATCGGAGGCTTTAATTTTCAATTTATCATTGATGCTTTTGCGTCATCACCAGAAGAGAATCCTAAAAGTAATCAGGAGGAAGCCCCTTTAGATATTTCTTTAGGAGCAATTTTTTTCGAAGAGTTTCAATTGTCCTATCAGGATGAGGTGACAGGGATTGATACAGAGCTCACCTTAGGCAAATTTTTTTTAGAGAGTAAATCGATTGATCTGGAGGCGATGAAATTTCAGTTGTCTAAACTCAGGTTGGAGAATACAAGTATTACTTACCACCAATTTAAGCACTTCGAAAGTGAGAATACTGAAGAAGAGTCAGATTTGCCTTGGATTATTGTTGATGATTTAAGTATAAAGAAGCTCGATTTAAGGTATAATTCTAGTCCTGAAGATACCAAGGCTGACGTCTTTTTGGATGAATTTGCCTTCTCAAATTTAGATGCCAATTTAAACCTGCAAACGATTTTACTTCAAAATCTGGTGTTACATGATAGCCAGTTTGCTTTGGAGGTGAATTCAAACCCATCGGAATCTAAGGTTGAGCTTACTGAAACGCCCCCAAAACCCAATGAATTGTTTTTATGGCCAAAATGGACTGTGGAAGTTGGTGAAGTTGATGTCGTAAATAACAGTGTGAGCTTTCTTCAAAATGGAAAACAGCCCATTAAAGGCGAATTTTCTACAGAAGCTATTTCAATTAAAGATTTGAATTTCAATGCCGAATCTATTCTACTTTCTAAAGAAGAAGACCTCAGTTTTACTCTTAATAATTTTCAATTTAAGGAAGAAAGTGGAATTGAAATAAAGGAATTTAAAGTAAACGCAATCTTAAATTCAAAAGAAATCAGACTCAATGAGTTGAGATTTAAAGTCAATACAAGTTTAGTTTATGCGGACTTGAATTTGAATTACACTTCAATTCAAGCCTTAATTGACGATCCCTTGCAATCTACTTTTAATCTTGCAGTTTCCGATTTGCAATTAAATGTAGCAGATGCTTATGTGTTTTTACCAGAATTGAAATCCAATGCCCAAATCAACGCACTAGCCAGTCACAATTTCAAAGGAAATTTTAAAGTGAAGGGAAGTCCAAAGTCGATGGCTATTTCAACTTTTGACCTCAACTGGGGAAAGGATACGCGATTGAAGCTAGCGGGAACCTTAGAAAATGTAACGGATAGTAATCAATTGAGCTTCAATTTTGAAAGGTATACGGCACATTCTTCTCGAGCTGATATGTCTAAATTCATTTCAGCTAAAGACTTAGGAATTTCAATCCCAAACACTATTAAGGTAAAGGGAAGCTTAAAAAAAGAAGCTAAAGGTTTTTCTACAAACAGTGAATTGGAAATTCCAGAAGGAATTGTCAAACTCAATGGTAATTTCCAAAGTGAGCCCCTTTTAAAATATGATTTGGATTTAGAGGTCAGCTCTTTAAAGCTTGGTGAATTATTTAAAAATCCAGAAGTGGGCAATCTTTCATTAAGGTTATCTTCTAAAGGAGAAGGTGAATCTATCAACGATCTTTCTGCGGAGTTAACCTCTACTATTGATAGCCTCCGTTGGAACACATACACCTTTTCAGGATTACAAATCGAAGGGGCGCTTAAAAAGGGCAAAGGTGATGTGAAATTTGACTACAGTGATGAAAATCTACAAATGGAGTTGGTTTCGGAGTTAGAATTGGACTCCATTTCTTCAAAAGTTGATATTATCTTTGATTTAAAGGGGATAAGAACTCAAATTCTGGGGCTTACAGATAAAGATTTAAGAGCAAAAGTTTTAGCTAATTTAAAATTTGAAGGAAATTCTACGCAATTTGAATTTGATGCTCAATTGAAAGAGGGTCTAGTTGTTTATGACCAGAAGCCATATTATTTAGGGAAATTTGATTTTACATCTAAAGTGGATTCTACAAAAACGACTGCAGATATATCGAGTGAATTCTTAAATGGAAGTTTAGAGGCCAATGCAAGTGTAAATCGAATTTCAAAAGCATTGGGAAATCATTTTGAACGCTATGCTAAAGACTCCTTAGTAATGGAGACCCCGAAAACACCTGTAAAACTGAAACTTAACCTGTCTTTTATAGAATCCCCCATATTCTCTGATATATTTCTAGAAGGGATTCAGGAAATGGACACCCTAAGATCTAAAATTAATTTTAACGAGAGTAGCGAGAAATTATCTGTCAATCTGAATTTGCCCTATATCAATTATCAGGGGAATGAAATTCAAGGGCTTTTTTTTGATTTTAATTCTGAAGAAACTACCGCTGAATTTAATTTAGGCTTTGATCATATTCTTGCAGGTCCAATAGACATTCCTGCAACTGATATTTCAGGTCAATTTTTGAATAAAAAATTGAATGTAGACCTTAAGGCCTTTAAAGATGAAAAAGAATTTTTCAATTCTACAGTACATATCGATTTTGAAGAGAATGGCCTTTACCGTTTGTATGTGTCTCCAGAAAACCTGATATTAAATGGATCCTCATGGTCAATACTAGAAAATAATGAAATTGTTTATCAACCAAACCGTTTAAAAATAACTGATTTTAAGCTAAGTAGAGAGGCACAAGAAATTGTCATCGGTGATAATTTTGATGTGGAAAAAACCAATGTAGGTATCGATTTTAAAAATTTTAAATTGTCTAGTATTACCAGCTATTTTAATCCAGATGAATCTTTGGCTAGTGGGGAGTTGAGTGG
It contains:
- a CDS encoding acyl-CoA carboxylase subunit beta — its product is MDIKFNKNEDHNKLLVSDLRNRFAKVSLGGGEKKIEKHHSKGKMTARERIDFLLDDAKDSIEIGAFAGDGMYADHGGCPGGGVVVKIGKVSDKKVIVVANDATVKAGAWFPITGKKNLRAQEISIENRLPIIYLVDSAGVYLPMQDEIFPDKEHFGRIFRNNAVMSSMGITQISAVMGSCVAGGAYLPIMSDEAMIVDKTGSIFLAGSYLVKAAIGESVDNETLGGATTHCEISGVTDYKAKDDKDALTKIKRIVDKIGDFDKAGFNRKTSKKPKLDPKEIYGLLPAKRSDQYDMMPIIERLVDDSEFDEYKAGFGQTIITGYARIDGWAVGIVANQRKLVKTKSGEMQFGGVIYSDSADKATRFIANCNQKKIPLVFVQDVTGFMVGSKSEHGGIIKDGAKMVNAVSNSVVPKFTVIIGNSYGAGNYAMCGKAYDPRLIFAWPSAELAVMSGNSAAKVLLSIETSRLKAKGEEITEEKEKELYDKIKNDYDTQTSPYYAAARLWTDAVIEPLDTRKWISNGIEIANHSPITKDFNLGVIQT
- a CDS encoding translocation/assembly module TamB domain-containing protein, giving the protein MRSPWGQDLIIEKVTKYVSEKIDTKFEIGKLYLSFSGNLTIEELLLEDTSQDTLMYSRYLEADVPLYPIVFGHQLKVDLVDWKGLKANVSRKDSIGGFNFQFIIDAFASSPEENPKSNQEEAPLDISLGAIFFEEFQLSYQDEVTGIDTELTLGKFFLESKSIDLEAMKFQLSKLRLENTSITYHQFKHFESENTEEESDLPWIIVDDLSIKKLDLRYNSSPEDTKADVFLDEFAFSNLDANLNLQTILLQNLVLHDSQFALEVNSNPSESKVELTETPPKPNELFLWPKWTVEVGEVDVVNNSVSFLQNGKQPIKGEFSTEAISIKDLNFNAESILLSKEEDLSFTLNNFQFKEESGIEIKEFKVNAILNSKEIRLNELRFKVNTSLVYADLNLNYTSIQALIDDPLQSTFNLAVSDLQLNVADAYVFLPELKSNAQINALASHNFKGNFKVKGSPKSMAISTFDLNWGKDTRLKLAGTLENVTDSNQLSFNFERYTAHSSRADMSKFISAKDLGISIPNTIKVKGSLKKEAKGFSTNSELEIPEGIVKLNGNFQSEPLLKYDLDLEVSSLKLGELFKNPEVGNLSLRLSSKGEGESINDLSAELTSTIDSLRWNTYTFSGLQIEGALKKGKGDVKFDYSDENLQMELVSELELDSISSKVDIIFDLKGIRTQILGLTDKDLRAKVLANLKFEGNSTQFEFDAQLKEGLVVYDQKPYYLGKFDFTSKVDSTKTTADISSEFLNGSLEANASVNRISKALGNHFERYAKDSLVMETPKTPVKLKLNLSFIESPIFSDIFLEGIQEMDTLRSKINFNESSEKLSVNLNLPYINYQGNEIQGLFFDFNSEETTAEFNLGFDHILAGPIDIPATDISGQFLNKKLNVDLKAFKDEKEFFNSTVHIDFEENGLYRLYVSPENLILNGSSWSILENNEIVYQPNRLKITDFKLSREAQEIVIGDNFDVEKTNVGIDFKNFKLSSITSYFNPDESLASGELSGDFIIIEPFTSKGLLSNLKIEDFKVIQVPIGNFNFKALARSKEDYELNVSLKDGGIDFNMDGFYHTNTKESNVDFDVVLNTLELNSLEQFAPDYLKDTEGKVKGEFKIKGKLDHINYAGFLAFKDAQFNPKVLNTIFKLKDERIDLKKGKVSLSNFTVLDEDGNKFTVNGNVGLEEFTNPKFNLTFDTKNFQVLNSTIEDNSLYYGKLILDASAKLKGDLEFPKIDLDLRVNGKSDLTYSVPESRASLVERDGIVIFVNKENPDDILTQQKENATDVVISGIELNSIIKIQKKSKVKVVINKRTDDNISIEGGGDFKFDIARNGNMNLVGKYEVSKGSVELNFYNVVKRKFEIAPLSSISWSGNPYNADLNLRAIYNIETSASSLMASQTAGENAIVQNRYKQQFPFRVYMDVGGELMSPALSFQLDMPEESQGAINGSVYGKLSQINQQDDKLNKQVFSLLVLNKFYPESGSDGSQGGAASMARDNLNQALSDQLNTFSDKLMGNSGINLNFDLTSYTDYQGSDAMGRTDLDVTAQKKLLDDRLVVEAGSQMNVQGDQRPGESQAVLGNVSVEYLLTQDGRWKLRGFRRSEYENVIDGQVFVSGIALIFTREFNKFKVLWDKAYRKSLKAESVKRKRVKNNK